CACTGGGAGCATGGAAAGCGCttggctctgcctgctctgcctggctggctCCGGCCTCATCCTGCCGGGCACTGCGGAGCCGCTGCTGGGGCTCCAGCCGGCCGAGAGCCTGCCCGGACAGAGCCAGGAGGAGACGGAGCTGGTAAGGGGCTGGGCACCGgggcccccagcagcccctgggtgccTTGGGGTGCTCTGTTTTGGGGACTGGTTCTGGCCGTGCCGGGGGATCCCTGGGGCATCGGGGAGGGGGAGCCTGAGACCTTGCCACCGGTTTTCTGCCGCTGCTCTGGGGCGCTCAGGGGGTTCTGGGGTGCTCAGGGGGTTCCGGCAAGGGGAGACACTACGCCGGGTGGGAGCaggtggtgggtgctggggaggggctgtggggctgcacCCGGGGGGGTGGGATGCGCTCCGAGCCCCCGATCCTGCCACAGCCCCGATTCCCCTCCGGCAGGGACCTACCCTGAGCCAGGCACGGGGGGCTGGAGCCGTGGTTACATCCTGGGGTGCAACTTGTGGGTATGGGTGCTGCTCATGGGTGGGGCAGGATCTGTCACCAGCATCCTAGGGGGCTTGGGGTGACATGGAGCCGGAGCCCCGGGCATCCCCGGGGACTCGGGGTGACACGGTGCTGTCTGCGGCAGGTCGAGGCGCtgcaggaggtgctggagaagctggggaCCAGCGAGCTGCCGGTGGTGGAGAAGAGGCTGAGCTGGGTGCCCTCGGTATggccgggctggggggcggTGGGTGCTCAGCCCTGGGTGCTCGGCGGGGGTACCAAACCCCCTGGCCAGCACCGGGGTTGGACCCTTTGGGTGCCAGTTGTGGGGGGTCCAGCCCCAGGGGCTGACGGGTGCCGTCCCGCAGTGCGAGCCCGGGGAGCCGTGCGCGGTGCGGAGGGGGGCACGCATCGGgaagctctgcagctgcccccGCGGCACCGCCTGCAACTTGTTCCTGCTCAAGTGCTCCTAAGGGACATCGGGGACATCGGGGACGCTGCCACCCGCCGGGACGCTGCTGGCCCAGGCCGTGCCCTGTGCGGCGACGGGGGAGCCGTgggcccccagccccttcccgcAGCGGGACGCGCTCCTGctctcccccagctccagccagcGAGCGCCTGGACCTGCGTGCACAGCACCCTGGCACCCTTGGGTGCACAGCACCCTggcacccttgggtgcccaggatgggggggctgtgggtgtcCAGGGTCACATTAAATGACTTGGATTCACGCCTCTTGCCTGCTTTTTGGGGGGTATCTGGGGGTGTCAGCACCCCTCTGCCGCTGGGCACGTGTcctggggtgctgggcagggtgggTGCCATCCTGCTGTGGGTGCACCTGAGGTTGGGGtgggggagcgggaggggggggggccgcTGCCGGGGGGTCACGGGGGGGCTCCCCTGTGAAGGGGTTTGGGAACGGAGGGTGGGGGGACgcgaggggctgcagggcccgGCCCAGCAGCCGAAGCAGGCCCTGCGCTGCACTGCACGACCCCTGCGCTGCACTGTGCCACGCAGCCCCATCCCGACACTGCATCTCACTGCATCTCACTGCAtcacaccccccccacacccccccacagctctgcactgcacagccccagccccgcgctgCCTCCCATCGCGCTGCAACGCCCATCCCCAGCTCCGCGCTGGCCTGCGCACccgctgcgctgcgctgcgctgcgctgcgcgGACGGACCCCACCCAGGCCGGCCCCACCCTGCCATTGCCCCTTTAAGacctccccgcccgccgccgctcgcccgGTCCCtttccccgccgctccccctCCATTGGCCGGCGGTGACATCAGTGGGCGGGGCTTGGCAGCCGTGACGCAGCGGGGGCGtggcccggcgcggcgcggagcggagcggagcggcgggcggggggcgccgaagatggcggcggtggcggcgcgggccgcgggggctgcggagggcgcgggccgggcggcggcggcggcggttcCGGTTCctcctcccggccccgccgcggggccggcgcCGCTACTCGCTGCTGGCCATCGTGGGCGGCGGCTGCCACCGGCCCGGCCTGCTGGCCGCCgcgctgcagcagctggagcgaGGTgagcccggggcggcggcggccgcgggggtcccggcgctgccccggggTCGGCCCGCGGGCCTGGCCCTCTCCCGCGCATGATGCTCCGGGCTctgccccgcgcccccccggaTCCGCCCCCCCGGAGCTACCCCGGGGTcggccccccccaccccaccccgggCCCTCCCGGTgtgccccctcctgccccgcgTCTCCAGGATCTGGACCCCCAAGCTCTgctctctccccagccccagacccccagcatctgccccatctcctgccccaGAGCCCCAGGATCTGCCCCCCTAAACCCCCAGGAACTGCCCCCCAAGAGCCCCAGCATCTgccccctctcctgccccagaccccccaggaactgccccccccccagacccccaggatgtgctccctctcctgccccagagCCCCAGGATCTGCCCCCCTAAACCCCCAGGAACTGCCC
The Gavia stellata isolate bGavSte3 chromosome 32, bGavSte3.hap2, whole genome shotgun sequence genome window above contains:
- the LOC132319911 gene encoding cocaine- and amphetamine-regulated transcript protein-like codes for the protein MESAWLCLLCLAGSGLILPGTAEPLLGLQPAESLPGQSQEETELVEALQEVLEKLGTSELPVVEKRLSWVPSCEPGEPCAVRRGARIGKLCSCPRGTACNLFLLKCS